Proteins encoded within one genomic window of Ctenopharyngodon idella isolate HZGC_01 chromosome 6, HZGC01, whole genome shotgun sequence:
- the smx5 gene encoding smx5, which yields MLFYSFFKSLVGKDVVVELKNDLSICGTLHSVDQYLNIKLTDISVTDPEKYPHMLSVKNCFIRGSVVRYVQLPADEVDTQLLQDAARKEAMQQKQ from the exons ATG CTCTTCTACTCGTTCTTCAAGTCCTTGGTCGGCAAAGATGTTGTGGTGGAGCTCAAGAATGACTTGAG CATATGTGGAACATTGCACTCAGTTGATCAG TATTTGAACATCAAACTGACAgatatcagtgtcactgatcCAGAGAAATATCCGCATATG TTGTCTGTGAAGAACTGCTTTATCCGTGGATCGGTGGTGCGGTATGTACAGCTTCCTGCGGATGAAGTGGACACACAGTTACTACAGGATGCTGCACGCAAAGAGGCTATGCAACAGAAACAATAA
- the bcl6aa gene encoding BCL6A transcription repressor a, which translates to MQEVSRKALPDLEKMACAADSCIQFTRHASDVLLNLNRLRSRDILTDVTILVNRQQFRAHKTVLMACSGLFYSIFTDSHKCNLNAISLDPKVDPEGFAILLEFMYTSRLTLKESLIMAIMNTAIYLQMDHVVDTCHRFIKSSDSSIKLPREDFLVSPLLLPQDVHSYRPHEMMDNVSGRAATFRDGRPYGVCMFNGVNAPNSSYLYSQFPMQGFPFPLCKLTDTKNTFSDFSKGGIIHHKHCSPVDGNNSVLADFTRSTTSGSTTACHAGSYSSRELGRDAEMKQETLEGVVHSIGMSSRKHGFTSLAQEQQRETGKEQSSLAEEHLSHQHYSMGISSNGRKTLMSSPQSPLKSDCQPNSPTESSSSKNAALAQASQPPTSQGTQDPKARNWKKYKFIVLNQSSKEEDTNPRDPGMHSPPRSGLSAFLHHVDSEHPDSKATTKISEQGEDFTVPQASRLNNIINRTLEGSQRNSDSHSSLYMSHLKCSSCGSQSPQHSDICPNTSASRLAEEMSEMHSEYSDSSCENGTYFCNECDSKFAEEEALKRHTLQVHSDKPYKCDRCQAAFRYKGNLASHKTVHTGEKPYRCNICGAQFNRPANLKTHTRIHSGEKPYKCETCGARFVQVAHLRAHVLIHTGEKPYPCEICGTRFRHLQTLKSHLRIHTGEKPYHCEKCNLHFRHKSQLRLHLRQKHGAITNTKIQYRMSSTDLPTDLTKAC; encoded by the exons ATGCAAGAAGTTTCTAGGAAAGCACTACCag ATCTCGAAAAAATGGCTTGTGCAGCCGACAGCTGCATCCAATTCACGCGTCATGCAAGTGATGTTCTGCTCAACCTGAACCGACTGCGTAGCAGAGATATCCTCACAGATGTCACGATTCTGGTCAACAGACAACAGTTTCGAGCGCACAAAACAGTCCTTATGGCatgcag TGGGCTCTTCTACTCAATCTTTACCGATTCACACAAATGTAACCTGAACGCCATCAGTCTGGACCCAAAGGTTGACCCAGAGGGTTTCGCAATCCTTCTGGAGTTTATGTACACTTCACGTCTCACACTGAAGGAGAGCCTTATCATGGCCATCATGAACACAGCCATCTACTTACAGATGGACCACGTTGTCGACACCTGCCACAGATTCATAAAGTCCAG TGACTCCTCCATCAAACTTCCCAGAGAGGATTTTCTGGTCAGCCCCCTGCTTTTACCTCAAGACGTTCACAGTTACAGACCCCATGAGATGATGGATAATGTTTCTGGACGGGCAGCGACTTTCAGAGATGGGAGACCTTATGGTGTTTGCATGTTTAACGGGGTCAACGCTCCTAACAGCTCATACCTGTACAGCCAGTTTCCCATGCAAGGTTTCCCTTTTCCTCTTTGCAAGCTTACAGACACCAAAAACACTTTCTCAGACTTCTCAAAGGGAGGCATCATCCATCACAAACACTGCTCTCCGGTTGACGGTAACAACTCTGTGCTGGCCGACTTCACCCGCAGCACCACCAGCGGGAGCACAACAGCTTGCCACGCAGGCTCGTACTCCTCAAGGGAGCTGGGAAGAGATGCAGAAATGAAGCAGGAGACCTTGGAGGGAGTGGTTCATTCGATCGGGATGAGCTCCAGGAAACATGGCTTCACAAGCCTGGCCCAAGAGCAGCAGAGAGAGACTGGGAAAGAGCAGAGTTCCCTGGCAGAGGAACATTTGAGCCACCAACACTACTCCATGGGCATATCCTCCAATGGACGCAAAACCCTGATGAGCAGCCCTCAGAGCCCCCTCAAATCAGACTGCCAGCCCAATTCCCCGACGGAATCGAGCAGCAGCAAAAACGCCGCCCTCGCGCAAGCCTCGCAACCTCCAACCTCTCAAGGTACACAAGACCCTAAAGCTCGCAACTGGAAGAAATACAAGTTCATTGTGCTCAATCAGAGCTCCAAGGAGGAGGACACCAATCCACGTGACCCTGGAATGCACTCCCCACCAAGGTCGGGCTTATCTGCTTTCCTTCACCACGTTGACTCTGAACATCCCGACTCGAAGGCAACGACAAAGATTAGCGAGCAAGGCGAGGACTTCACTGTGCCTCAGGCCAGTCGCCTGAACAACATAATCAACAG AACTCTGGAGGGATCGCAGAGGAACAGCGACAGCCACTCTTCTCTGTATATGAGCCATTTAAAGTGCTCGTCCTGCGGCTCCCAGTCTCCACAGCACTCTGACATCTGTCCCAACACGTCCGCCTCACGTCTGGCCGAGGAGATGTCTGAGATGCACTCCGAGTACTCTGATTCCAGCTGTG AAAATGGAACATACTTCTGTAATGAATGCGACTCCAAGTTTGCAGAGGAGGAAGCCTTGAAACGCCACACGCTTCAGGTCCACAGCGACAAGCCATACAAATGTGACCGTTGCCAAGCTGCATTCCGCTACAAGGGAAACCTTGCCAGTCACAAAACAGTTCACACCG GAGAGAAACCATATAGATGCAATATCTGCGGGGCTCAATTCAACAGACCAGCAAACCTCAAAACCCACACACGGATTCACTCAGGAGAAAAGCCATACAAGTGTGAGACATGTGGCGCTAGATTTGTGCAG GTCGCTCACCTTCGGGCTCACGTTCTGATTCATACCGGAGAGAAGCCATATCCATGCGAGATCTGTGGCACTCGTTTCCGCCATTTGCAGACACTGAAAAGCCACCTGCGAATACACACAGGAGAAAAGCCCTATCAT tgtgAGAAATGCAACTTGCATTTTCGCCACAAGAGTCAGCTGCGGTTACACCTCCGGCAGAAGCATGGCGCCATCACCAATACCAAGATCCAATATCGCATGTCCTCGACAGACCTACCGACCGACTTGACGAAGGCATGCTGA